One Streptomyces sp. NBC_01217 genomic region harbors:
- a CDS encoding DUF5707 domain-containing protein, with product MRIRATVAAASGALALSALAVPAAHAGDHSAANLNKPTSASEVFGITAQRSSKAAAATTAAAAEPVISKVVVNGGKDIVLGTTNAKTISISVTASHASGVVDAYADLWHGTDPSSPDTIDGAILPNEDAASCTKASATTSTCKLTFTIYPRYDLYKNALAGTWHVSAGALAGTGADVAYTDFYSTARVQRLSKLTVNASPEPVKKGATITATGKLTRANWETFKYQGYTGQSVKLQFRKSGSSTYTTIKTIKTNSTGNLKTTVKASVDGYWRYSFAGTSTTPAVTTAGDFVDVK from the coding sequence ATGCGTATTCGCGCCACTGTCGCAGCCGCCTCCGGCGCCCTGGCTCTGTCCGCTCTGGCCGTTCCGGCCGCCCACGCGGGCGACCACTCCGCTGCGAACCTGAACAAGCCGACGTCGGCCTCCGAGGTCTTCGGCATCACCGCGCAGCGTTCCTCGAAGGCCGCCGCGGCCACCACCGCGGCCGCCGCGGAGCCCGTCATCTCGAAGGTCGTCGTCAACGGCGGCAAGGACATCGTCCTGGGCACCACGAACGCGAAGACGATCTCCATCTCGGTCACCGCCTCGCACGCGTCCGGTGTCGTCGACGCCTACGCCGACCTGTGGCACGGCACGGACCCGTCCTCACCGGACACCATCGACGGGGCGATCCTGCCGAACGAGGACGCCGCGTCGTGCACCAAGGCCAGCGCGACGACCTCGACCTGCAAGCTGACCTTCACGATCTACCCGCGCTACGACCTGTACAAGAACGCCCTGGCCGGCACCTGGCACGTCTCGGCGGGTGCGCTCGCCGGTACCGGCGCCGACGTCGCCTACACCGACTTCTACAGCACCGCCCGTGTGCAGCGGCTGTCGAAGCTGACGGTCAACGCCTCCCCGGAGCCCGTGAAGAAGGGCGCCACGATCACGGCCACCGGCAAGCTCACGCGGGCGAACTGGGAGACCTTCAAGTACCAGGGCTACACCGGCCAGTCGGTGAAGCTCCAGTTCCGCAAGAGCGGCAGCTCCACCTACACCACCATCAAGACCATCAAGACGAACAGCACCGGCAACCTGAAGACGACCGTCAAGGCCTCGGTCGACGGCTACTGGCGTTACAGCTTCGCCGGTACGTCCACCACCCCGGCCGTCACCACCGCGGGCGACTTCGTCGACGTGAAGTAA
- a CDS encoding HAD-IC family P-type ATPase, producing MTQRAPHSSGEQTPESSGPGGPPGPAMIDAGSELDPVHPMKLPTLAVDTRGLTAAEVAERIARGEVNDVPVRSSRSVTEIVRANVFTRFNLIIGVLWLIMLFVAPIQDSLFGFVIVANTGIGIVQEWRAKKTLDSLAVIGEAKPTVRRDGVSAEISTSEIVLGDLVELGPGDKVVVDGTVAEADSLEIDESLLTGEADPVLKQPGDPVMSGSFVVAGGGSFAATKVGREAYAAQLAEEASRFTLVQSELRTGISTILKYVTWMMVPTAIGLIISQLVVKNNDFKESVARTVGGIVPMIPEGLVLLTSVAFAIGVVRLGRKQCLVQELPAIEGLARVDVVCLDKTGTLTEGGMDVTEVRALGDADDAYLRRVLGALGASDPRPNASLQAILDAYPDGEEWRCTQSLPFSSARKYSGAAFDEGSGRASAWLLGAPDVLLPEQDPALTEIEQLNEQGLRVLLLARARGGLDGPDIAAGAVPSALVVLEQRLRPDAGQTLAYFAEQRVAAKVISGDNAVSVGAVAGKLGLPGAENTMDARRLPTDPDAMATAMEENAVFGRVTPQQKRDMVGALQSRGHTVAMTGDGVNDVLALKDADIGVSMGSGSEATRAVAQIVLLNNSFATLPSVVAEGRRVIGNITRVATLFLTKTVYSVLLAILVVCFQVDYPFLPRHLTLLSTLTIGVPAFFLALAPNTERAHPHFVRRVMRYAIPSGVIAAVATFVTYLIARHHYSGTGALDAETSAATLTLFLVSMWVLAIIARPYTWWRICLVATMGLAFLVVLVVPWLQDFFALKLVGATMPWAAVGIAVVAAAGLEYAWRLVGRRFPS from the coding sequence ATGACGCAGCGGGCACCCCATTCCTCCGGCGAACAGACTCCCGAGTCATCCGGTCCAGGCGGCCCCCCGGGGCCGGCCATGATCGACGCCGGGTCCGAGCTCGACCCGGTCCATCCGATGAAGCTGCCGACCCTGGCCGTCGACACCCGTGGGCTGACCGCGGCCGAGGTGGCCGAGCGGATCGCCCGCGGCGAGGTCAACGACGTACCCGTCCGCTCCTCCCGCTCCGTCACCGAGATCGTCCGCGCCAACGTCTTCACCCGGTTCAACCTGATCATCGGCGTGCTCTGGCTGATCATGCTGTTCGTCGCGCCGATCCAGGACAGCCTCTTCGGCTTCGTGATCGTCGCCAACACCGGCATCGGCATCGTCCAGGAGTGGCGGGCCAAGAAGACCCTCGACAGCCTCGCGGTCATCGGCGAGGCGAAACCCACGGTGCGGCGCGACGGCGTCTCCGCCGAGATCTCCACCTCCGAGATCGTCCTCGGCGATCTCGTCGAGCTGGGCCCCGGCGACAAGGTCGTCGTGGACGGCACGGTCGCCGAGGCCGACAGCCTGGAGATCGACGAATCGCTGCTCACCGGCGAGGCCGACCCGGTGCTGAAGCAGCCCGGCGACCCCGTGATGTCCGGCAGCTTCGTCGTCGCGGGCGGCGGCTCGTTCGCCGCCACCAAGGTCGGCCGCGAGGCCTACGCCGCGCAGCTCGCCGAGGAGGCGTCCCGCTTCACCCTCGTCCAGTCCGAGCTGCGCACCGGCATCTCCACCATCCTCAAGTACGTCACCTGGATGATGGTGCCGACCGCGATCGGCCTGATCATCAGCCAGCTCGTCGTCAAGAACAACGACTTCAAGGAGTCGGTCGCCCGGACGGTCGGCGGCATCGTCCCGATGATCCCGGAGGGGCTGGTGCTGCTCACCTCGGTCGCCTTCGCGATCGGCGTCGTACGGCTCGGCCGCAAGCAGTGCCTGGTGCAGGAGCTCCCCGCCATCGAGGGCCTGGCCCGCGTCGACGTCGTCTGCCTGGACAAGACCGGCACCCTCACCGAGGGCGGCATGGACGTCACCGAGGTGCGGGCGCTGGGCGATGCGGACGACGCGTATCTGCGCCGTGTGCTGGGCGCCCTCGGCGCCTCCGACCCCCGGCCCAACGCCAGCCTGCAGGCCATCCTCGACGCCTACCCGGACGGCGAGGAGTGGCGGTGCACGCAGTCGCTGCCGTTCTCCTCGGCCCGCAAGTACAGCGGCGCCGCGTTCGACGAGGGCAGCGGCCGGGCCTCGGCCTGGCTGCTCGGCGCCCCCGATGTGCTGCTGCCCGAACAGGACCCGGCGCTCACCGAGATCGAGCAGCTCAACGAGCAGGGGCTGCGGGTGCTGCTGCTGGCCCGGGCGCGGGGCGGACTGGACGGGCCGGACATCGCCGCCGGGGCCGTACCGAGCGCGCTCGTCGTCCTGGAGCAGCGACTGCGGCCGGACGCCGGTCAGACGCTGGCCTACTTCGCCGAACAGCGGGTCGCCGCCAAGGTCATCTCCGGCGACAACGCGGTCTCCGTCGGCGCGGTCGCCGGAAAGCTCGGCCTGCCGGGCGCCGAGAACACCATGGACGCGCGCCGGCTGCCCACCGACCCGGACGCCATGGCCACGGCCATGGAGGAGAACGCGGTCTTCGGCCGGGTCACCCCTCAGCAGAAGCGGGACATGGTCGGCGCGCTCCAGTCCCGCGGCCACACCGTCGCGATGACCGGCGACGGCGTCAACGACGTACTGGCGCTCAAGGACGCCGACATCGGCGTCTCCATGGGTTCGGGCTCCGAGGCGACCCGGGCCGTCGCCCAGATCGTGCTGCTCAACAACAGCTTCGCGACGCTGCCGTCCGTCGTCGCCGAGGGCCGCCGGGTGATCGGCAACATCACCCGGGTCGCCACCCTGTTCCTGACCAAGACCGTCTACTCGGTGCTGCTGGCCATCCTGGTGGTCTGCTTCCAGGTCGACTACCCGTTCCTGCCGCGCCATCTGACCCTGCTGTCGACGCTGACGATCGGCGTTCCGGCGTTCTTCCTGGCCCTCGCCCCCAACACGGAACGCGCCCATCCGCACTTCGTGCGCCGTGTCATGCGGTACGCGATCCCGTCGGGCGTCATCGCGGCCGTCGCCACCTTCGTGACGTATCTGATCGCCCGGCACCACTACTCCGGTACGGGTGCGCTGGACGCGGAGACCAGCGCGGCGACACTCACGCTGTTCCTGGTCTCGATGTGGGTCCTGGCGATCATCGCCCGCCCGTACACCTGGTGGCGGATCTGCCTGGTGGCGACGATGGGACTGGCGTTCCTCGTCGTGCTGGTGGTGCCGTGGCTGCAGGACTTCTTCGCGCTGAAGCTGGTGGGAGCGACGATGCCGTGGGCCGCGGTGGGGATCGCGGTGGTGGCGGCGGCCGGCCTGGAGTACGCCTGGCGGCTGGTCGGCCGCCGCTTCCCGTCGTAA
- a CDS encoding DUF2530 domain-containing protein, which yields MAKWTPKHEAPEPLEGPVVATITGGTILWFVLFLVQLPFYGWFDDHGHLWWVWTCLAGAGLGLIGIWYVRGRDAAIKRAAAGEPAGTPAPGAGTDTD from the coding sequence ATGGCGAAGTGGACACCGAAGCACGAGGCACCCGAGCCCCTGGAGGGGCCCGTCGTCGCCACCATCACCGGCGGCACGATCCTCTGGTTCGTCCTCTTCCTGGTCCAGCTCCCGTTCTACGGCTGGTTCGACGACCACGGGCATCTGTGGTGGGTGTGGACATGCCTGGCCGGTGCGGGACTCGGCCTGATCGGCATCTGGTACGTACGGGGACGCGACGCGGCGATCAAGCGGGCGGCGGCCGGGGAGCCGGCCGGAACTCCGGCGCCCGGCGCCGGTACGGACACCGACTGA
- a CDS encoding NCS2 family permease, whose protein sequence is MSPSATASVDSRQPIAPQPHNGLDRFFKISERGSSVAREIRGGFATFFAMAYIIVLNPIILGSAKDMYGHQLDSGQLVTATVLTAALSTLLMGVIGNVPIALAAGLGVNTVVALQLAPRMSWPDAMGMVVLAGIVVMLLVATGLRERVMHAVPKSLRKGIAIGIGLFILLIGLVDSGFVSRIPDAAHTTVPLQLGSDGHLNGWPVLVFVIGALLTLALIVRKVPGAILISIVAMTVVALAIDAIADLPGEAWGLTVPQWPGNPVATPDFGLIGKVSLFGGFDKVGVLTGVLFVFTVLLSCFFDAMGTILGVGDEAKLTDKDGNFPGINKVLFVDGIAVAAGGASSSSASTCFVESTAGVGEGARTGFASIVTGLLFTVALFLTPLATMVPSQAATPALLAVGFLIIAGSVRDIDWSDYTLAIPAFLAMLMMPFTYSITNGIGIGFIAFSVLRIVAGRGREVPVAMYVVSAVFVFYYAMPALGLT, encoded by the coding sequence ATGTCCCCCTCGGCCACCGCTTCGGTCGACTCCAGGCAGCCCATAGCTCCACAGCCGCACAACGGCCTGGACCGTTTCTTCAAGATCTCCGAGCGGGGGTCGTCGGTCGCGCGCGAGATCCGCGGCGGTTTCGCCACGTTCTTCGCGATGGCGTACATCATCGTGCTGAACCCGATCATCCTCGGCAGCGCGAAGGACATGTACGGGCACCAGCTCGACAGCGGCCAGCTGGTCACCGCCACCGTGCTGACCGCCGCGCTCTCCACGCTGCTGATGGGCGTCATCGGCAATGTGCCGATCGCGCTGGCCGCCGGTCTCGGCGTCAACACCGTGGTGGCCCTCCAGCTCGCCCCCAGGATGAGCTGGCCGGACGCGATGGGCATGGTCGTCCTCGCGGGCATCGTGGTCATGCTGCTGGTCGCGACCGGACTGCGGGAACGCGTGATGCACGCCGTGCCGAAGTCGCTCCGCAAGGGCATCGCGATCGGCATCGGCCTCTTCATCCTGCTGATCGGCCTGGTCGACTCGGGCTTCGTCTCCCGTATCCCGGACGCCGCGCACACCACCGTTCCGCTGCAGCTCGGCAGCGACGGTCATCTCAACGGCTGGCCGGTCCTCGTCTTCGTCATCGGCGCGCTGCTCACGCTCGCGCTGATCGTCCGCAAGGTGCCGGGCGCCATCCTGATCTCCATCGTGGCGATGACGGTCGTCGCGCTGGCCATCGACGCGATCGCCGATCTGCCGGGCGAGGCGTGGGGCCTGACCGTCCCGCAGTGGCCGGGCAATCCCGTCGCCACCCCGGACTTCGGGCTGATCGGCAAGGTCAGCCTGTTCGGCGGCTTCGACAAGGTCGGTGTGCTCACCGGCGTCCTGTTCGTCTTCACCGTGCTGCTGTCCTGCTTCTTCGACGCGATGGGCACCATCCTCGGCGTCGGCGACGAGGCGAAGCTGACGGACAAGGACGGCAACTTCCCCGGCATCAACAAGGTGCTGTTCGTGGACGGCATCGCGGTCGCCGCGGGCGGTGCGAGCTCCTCCTCCGCCTCCACCTGCTTCGTGGAGTCCACGGCGGGTGTCGGCGAGGGGGCCCGCACCGGCTTCGCGAGCATCGTGACGGGTCTGCTGTTCACGGTGGCGCTGTTCCTGACGCCGCTGGCGACCATGGTTCCGTCGCAGGCCGCCACCCCGGCGCTGCTGGCGGTCGGCTTCCTGATCATCGCGGGTTCGGTGCGCGACATCGACTGGAGCGACTACACGCTCGCCATCCCGGCCTTCCTGGCCATGCTGATGATGCCGTTCACGTACTCGATCACCAACGGCATCGGCATCGGCTTCATCGCCTTCTCCGTGCTGCGGATCGTGGCCGGGCGCGGGCGCGAGGTGCCCGTGGCCATGTATGTGGTCTCAGCGGTCTTCGTCTTCTACTACGCGATGCCGGCCCTCGGCCTCACGTGA
- a CDS encoding ribbon-helix-helix protein, CopG family has product MGSTVLSLRIDGELLDRLRQHAARRGMSVQDYVVRTLIRDDFDERFKAAVDETEKFYGAEGTAGIRAEEVT; this is encoded by the coding sequence ATGGGATCGACTGTGCTCAGCCTGCGTATAGACGGTGAGCTGCTCGACCGGCTCCGGCAGCATGCCGCCAGACGCGGAATGAGCGTCCAGGACTATGTCGTCCGGACGCTCATTCGCGATGACTTCGACGAGCGCTTCAAGGCGGCCGTCGACGAGACGGAGAAGTTCTACGGCGCGGAAGGGACCGCGGGAATCAGGGCCGAGGAGGTCACGTGA
- a CDS encoding MarR family winged helix-turn-helix transcriptional regulator has product MPDLIHDGDSAAAVSSLRSAVMLLGRRLKHQRVDESLSPTEMSVLGTLARCGSATPGELARKEHVQPPSMTRIVALLEAKGLVRLEPHPDDRRQKMVSQTEQAEAMLEESRSKRNAWLTTLAEGLDEDEWETLRKAAPVLEKLAHL; this is encoded by the coding sequence ATGCCTGACCTGATCCACGACGGCGACAGTGCGGCCGCCGTGAGCTCCCTTCGTTCCGCCGTGATGCTGCTCGGCCGGCGCCTGAAGCACCAGCGCGTCGACGAGTCGCTGAGCCCCACCGAGATGTCGGTGCTGGGCACGCTCGCCCGTTGCGGTTCGGCCACGCCCGGTGAGCTGGCCCGCAAGGAGCATGTGCAGCCCCCTTCGATGACCCGCATCGTCGCGCTGCTGGAGGCAAAGGGACTGGTCAGACTGGAACCGCACCCCGATGACCGTCGCCAGAAGATGGTCAGCCAGACCGAACAGGCGGAAGCCATGCTCGAAGAGAGCCGCTCGAAGCGGAACGCCTGGCTGACCACCCTCGCCGAGGGCCTGGACGAGGACGAGTGGGAGACGCTGCGCAAGGCGGCGCCCGTGCTGGAGAAGCTCGCCCATCTGTAG
- a CDS encoding MFS transporter has product MSTGPGADSAPAPQSTYESKPGGTFSSLKIRNYRLFATGAVISNTGTWMSRITQDWLVLSLTGSAAAVGITTALQFLPMLLFGLYGGVIADRLPKRKLLLVSQAALGLCGIALAVLTLSGVVQVWHVYLIAFLLGMVTVVDNPARQSFVSEMVGPAQLRNAVSLNSANFQSARLIGPAVAGVLITTVGSGWAFMFNGLSFAAPLIGLMLMRTSELHKTTVVPRARGQLREGLRYVSGRPELIWPIVLVGFVGTFGFNFPIWLTAFADEIFHGGAGMYSFFNILMAAGSLAGALLAARRRSSRLRMLVAAGTVFGLLEIVASLSPSVWLFAVLLVPIGMIGLTTNISANTSVQMAADPAMRGRVMSLYMMVFAGGTPVGAPIVGWISDAYGVRTAMAVGGAFSMAAALGVGFMLARVGGLRLKVDLRPGHRHVRFVPREELATAA; this is encoded by the coding sequence TTGAGTACGGGACCCGGAGCAGACTCCGCCCCCGCACCGCAATCCACCTACGAGAGCAAGCCCGGCGGGACCTTCTCGTCGCTGAAGATCCGTAACTACCGCCTGTTCGCCACGGGCGCCGTGATCTCCAACACCGGTACCTGGATGTCCCGCATCACGCAGGACTGGCTAGTCCTGAGCCTCACCGGGTCCGCCGCCGCCGTCGGCATCACCACGGCCCTCCAGTTCCTCCCGATGCTTCTCTTCGGCCTCTACGGCGGCGTCATCGCCGACCGGCTCCCGAAGCGGAAGCTTCTTCTCGTCAGCCAGGCGGCGCTCGGCCTGTGCGGGATCGCCCTCGCGGTGCTCACGCTCTCCGGTGTCGTCCAGGTGTGGCACGTCTACCTCATCGCGTTCCTGCTCGGGATGGTGACGGTCGTCGACAACCCGGCTCGTCAGTCGTTCGTCTCCGAGATGGTCGGCCCCGCCCAGCTGCGCAACGCGGTCAGCCTCAACTCGGCGAACTTCCAGTCCGCCCGGCTCATCGGCCCCGCCGTCGCGGGTGTCCTGATCACCACGGTCGGCAGCGGCTGGGCCTTCATGTTCAACGGCCTGTCCTTCGCGGCGCCGCTCATCGGCCTGATGCTGATGCGCACGAGCGAACTGCACAAGACCACCGTCGTGCCGCGCGCCAGGGGCCAGTTGCGGGAGGGCCTGCGTTACGTCTCCGGCCGCCCCGAGCTGATCTGGCCGATCGTCCTGGTCGGCTTCGTCGGCACGTTCGGCTTCAACTTCCCGATCTGGCTCACCGCCTTCGCCGACGAGATCTTCCACGGCGGCGCCGGTATGTACTCCTTCTTCAACATCCTCATGGCGGCCGGTTCCCTCGCGGGCGCCCTGCTCGCCGCCCGCCGCCGCTCCTCGCGGCTGCGGATGCTGGTGGCCGCGGGCACGGTGTTCGGTCTGCTGGAGATCGTCGCGTCCCTGTCGCCGTCCGTCTGGCTCTTCGCGGTCCTGCTGGTACCGATCGGCATGATCGGCCTGACGACCAACATCAGCGCGAACACGAGCGTCCAGATGGCCGCGGATCCGGCGATGCGCGGCCGGGTCATGAGCCTGTACATGATGGTCTTCGCCGGTGGTACGCCGGTGGGCGCCCCGATCGTCGGCTGGATCAGCGACGCCTACGGGGTCCGTACGGCCATGGCGGTCGGCGGTGCGTTCTCCATGGCGGCCGCGCTGGGCGTCGGCTTCATGCTGGCCCGCGTGGGCGGCCTCCGCCTCAAGGTCGACCTCCGCCCGGGCCACCGGCACGTGCGGTTCGTCCCGCGTGAGGAGCTGGCCACGGCGGCCTGA
- a CDS encoding Uma2 family endonuclease, with product MADSYGFSLDEWFERLKQMPVPEGYKVEIVEGAITMSPQRDVRWEIIRRIVRELEDRFGMDVRVLSDVRIDFGEQNGFAPDVVKLAAGAKKDIRGRWLPRDIEFVAQVISKGTAASDYGPKKLAYAAAAVPVYLIVDPYTGQCLIHSEPKDGTYHKQVSMDFGLDIDLTGTVVDLTLRTDWFPRD from the coding sequence ATGGCCGACAGCTACGGGTTCAGCTTGGACGAATGGTTCGAGCGGCTGAAGCAGATGCCTGTCCCCGAGGGTTACAAGGTCGAAATCGTCGAGGGGGCCATCACGATGTCGCCGCAGCGGGACGTCCGCTGGGAAATCATCCGCAGGATCGTCCGCGAGCTGGAGGACCGGTTCGGTATGGACGTCCGAGTGCTGTCGGATGTCCGGATCGACTTCGGGGAACAGAACGGCTTCGCACCCGACGTGGTCAAACTCGCCGCAGGCGCCAAGAAGGACATCCGGGGGCGCTGGCTGCCGCGGGACATCGAGTTCGTGGCCCAGGTGATCTCCAAGGGGACGGCGGCCTCGGACTACGGTCCGAAGAAACTCGCGTACGCGGCCGCGGCAGTGCCCGTCTACCTGATCGTCGACCCGTACACCGGCCAGTGCCTCATCCACAGCGAGCCCAAGGACGGCACGTACCACAAGCAGGTGTCCATGGACTTCGGTCTGGACATCGACCTGACCGGTACCGTCGTCGACCTGACGCTCAGGACGGACTGGTTTCCCCGCGACTGA
- the thpR gene encoding RNA 2',3'-cyclic phosphodiesterase — protein MSRLRLFVAVLPPDHAVQELRRAVDPLRALPGAGKLRWTGTPGWHFTLAFLGSVDEDVLPELHERLARAARRTEPFPLRIHGAGRFGGRALWAGAAGALDTLRLLAERADAAARRTGIPMEEHRRYAAHLTLARSRTEADLRPYVEALGGFEGTVWEVGEIALVRSNLPVAGVAGEQPRYEVTASWSLGR, from the coding sequence ATGAGCCGCCTCAGACTCTTTGTCGCCGTTCTGCCGCCCGACCACGCGGTCCAGGAGCTGCGCCGTGCCGTCGACCCGCTGCGCGCGCTCCCCGGCGCCGGGAAGCTGCGCTGGACCGGTACGCCCGGCTGGCACTTCACGCTCGCGTTCCTCGGCTCCGTGGACGAGGACGTGCTGCCCGAGCTGCATGAGCGCCTCGCACGGGCGGCCCGCCGCACCGAGCCCTTCCCGCTGCGCATCCACGGGGCGGGCAGGTTCGGCGGGCGGGCGTTGTGGGCGGGGGCCGCGGGAGCACTGGATACGCTGCGCCTTCTCGCCGAACGGGCGGACGCCGCCGCCCGCCGCACCGGCATCCCGATGGAGGAGCACCGCCGCTACGCCGCACACCTCACCCTCGCCCGCAGCCGCACCGAGGCCGACCTGCGCCCCTACGTCGAGGCGCTCGGCGGCTTCGAGGGCACCGTGTGGGAGGTCGGTGAGATCGCCCTCGTACGCAGCAATCTGCCGGTCGCCGGGGTGGCCGGCGAGCAGCCGCGGTACGAGGTGACCGCATCCTGGTCGCTGGGCCGCTGA
- a CDS encoding alpha/beta fold hydrolase has protein sequence MRHAQVTADGARIRWVELPGRPGTTRTRVYLHGLGASSGPYFTASAVHPLLADSRSLLMDLLGFGISDRPTEFGYTLEEHADAVAAALEAADAYDTDVVAHSMGGAVAIVLAARHPHLVARLVLVDANLDPVAPGPARPGSSGIAAYTEEEFLTGGLAKVRERVGPHWWATMRLAGPEALHRTAVNLARGTTPTMRELLLDLKIPRTYLRPLDNGPLPGEDALIENGVRVVAVPECGHNIMLDNPEAFARQTALAVGA, from the coding sequence ATGCGACACGCTCAGGTGACGGCCGACGGCGCACGCATCCGCTGGGTGGAGCTCCCCGGCCGCCCCGGCACGACCCGCACCCGGGTCTATCTGCACGGGCTCGGGGCCTCGTCCGGCCCGTACTTCACCGCGAGCGCCGTCCACCCGTTGCTGGCCGACAGCCGGTCGCTGCTCATGGACCTGCTCGGCTTCGGGATCAGCGACCGCCCCACGGAGTTCGGCTACACCCTCGAAGAGCACGCCGACGCGGTGGCGGCGGCGCTGGAGGCGGCCGACGCGTACGACACGGATGTGGTCGCGCACAGCATGGGCGGCGCGGTGGCGATCGTGCTCGCGGCGCGCCATCCGCACCTGGTGGCCCGGCTGGTGCTGGTCGACGCCAATCTGGACCCGGTCGCCCCCGGTCCGGCGCGGCCGGGCAGCAGCGGCATCGCCGCCTACACGGAGGAGGAGTTCCTGACCGGCGGCCTGGCAAAGGTGCGCGAGCGGGTGGGTCCGCACTGGTGGGCGACCATGCGCCTCGCGGGCCCCGAGGCGCTGCACCGCACCGCGGTGAATCTCGCGCGCGGGACGACGCCGACGATGCGCGAACTGCTGCTGGACCTGAAGATTCCGCGCACGTATCTGCGCCCCCTGGACAACGGACCACTGCCCGGCGAGGACGCGCTGATCGAGAACGGGGTGCGGGTCGTGGCGGTCCCGGAGTGCGGGCACAACATCATGCTGGACAACCCCGAGGCGTTCGCCAGGCAGACGGCACTGGCCGTCGGGGCCTGA
- a CDS encoding PadR family transcriptional regulator: MLELAILGFLYEQPLHGYDLKRRVAQLTGHVRPIADGTLYPAIKRLERSGWLERRTEPGSRAAPRHTLTLTEPGREELRRRLREAGELDISDENRWFTVLAFLRHLASPAEQAEVLRRRLAFLEEPSSFFYEGEQPLGAEEFADPFRRGLLRIARATSEAELSWLGETLRGLEASAV, encoded by the coding sequence ATGCTGGAACTGGCCATCCTGGGATTTCTGTACGAACAGCCGCTGCACGGCTACGACTTGAAGCGACGGGTCGCCCAGCTCACCGGGCACGTCCGCCCCATCGCGGACGGCACGCTGTACCCGGCGATCAAGCGCCTGGAACGGTCCGGCTGGCTGGAGCGCCGGACCGAGCCGGGCAGCAGGGCCGCCCCCCGCCACACGCTGACCCTGACCGAGCCGGGGCGCGAGGAGCTGCGGCGCCGGCTGCGGGAGGCCGGGGAGCTGGACATCAGCGACGAGAACCGCTGGTTCACCGTCCTCGCCTTCCTGCGCCATCTGGCGTCCCCGGCCGAGCAGGCGGAGGTGCTGCGGCGCCGGCTCGCGTTCCTGGAGGAGCCGAGCAGCTTCTTCTACGAGGGCGAGCAGCCGCTCGGCGCCGAGGAGTTCGCGGACCCGTTCCGGCGGGGGCTGCTGAGGATCGCCCGTGCGACCAGCGAGGCGGAGCTGAGCTGGCTGGGGGAGACGCTGAGGGGACTCGAAGCGTCGGCCGTCTGA
- a CDS encoding aldo/keto reductase: MKYTQLGRTGLKVSRLVLGTMNFGPQTNEVDSHAIMDAALDTGLNFFDTANVYGWGENKGRTEEIIGTWFAKGGERRDKVVLATKMYGNMAADGEAWPNHDKISAVNIRRSVEASLKRLQTDYIDLYQFHHVDRNTPFEEIWQAIDVLIQQGKILYAGSSNFAGYKIAQANEAAARRGSLGLVSEQCIYNLIERRAEMEVIPAAQEYGLGVIPWSPLHGGLLGGVLKKEREGTAARSASGRSGDALKNSEQREQIQAYEDLLDKHGLEPGEVGLAWLLAQPGVTGPIVGPRNQEQLDSALRALELELSAELLASLDEIFPGPGPSPEAFAW; encoded by the coding sequence ATGAAGTACACGCAGCTCGGACGCACCGGACTCAAGGTCAGCCGCCTCGTCCTCGGCACCATGAACTTCGGCCCGCAGACCAATGAGGTGGACAGTCACGCCATCATGGACGCGGCGCTGGACACGGGCCTGAACTTCTTCGACACCGCGAATGTGTACGGCTGGGGCGAGAACAAGGGCCGCACCGAGGAGATCATCGGCACCTGGTTCGCCAAGGGCGGCGAACGCCGCGACAAGGTGGTCCTGGCCACCAAGATGTACGGGAACATGGCCGCCGACGGCGAGGCCTGGCCCAACCACGACAAGATTTCCGCCGTGAACATCCGGCGCTCGGTCGAGGCGTCGCTGAAGCGGCTCCAGACCGACTACATCGACCTCTACCAATTCCACCACGTCGACCGGAACACCCCCTTCGAGGAGATCTGGCAGGCGATCGACGTCCTGATCCAGCAGGGCAAGATCCTGTACGCGGGTTCGTCGAACTTCGCCGGTTACAAGATCGCCCAGGCCAATGAAGCGGCCGCCAGGCGCGGCTCGTTGGGACTGGTCAGCGAGCAGTGCATCTACAACCTGATCGAGCGCCGCGCCGAGATGGAGGTCATCCCGGCCGCGCAGGAGTACGGCCTCGGCGTCATCCCGTGGTCCCCGCTGCACGGCGGCCTGCTGGGCGGTGTGCTGAAGAAGGAGCGCGAGGGCACGGCGGCGCGTTCGGCCTCCGGCCGCAGCGGGGACGCGCTGAAGAACTCGGAGCAGCGCGAGCAGATCCAGGCGTACGAGGACCTGCTCGACAAGCACGGGCTGGAGCCGGGCGAGGTCGGCCTGGCGTGGCTGCTCGCCCAGCCGGGGGTGACGGGTCCGATCGTCGGACCGCGCAACCAGGAGCAGCTGGACTCGGCGCTGCGGGCGCTGGAACTGGAGCTGTCCGCGGAGCTGCTGGCGTCGCTGGACGAGATCTTCCCGGGTCCGGGTCCTTCGCCGGAGGCATTCGCCTGGTGA